The segment CGAATCGTATTGCCGTCGATCGACCAAACGTCGAGGCGGTCCGTATAGGCCGGCAGGAATCCCGCGAGCAGGCTGAGCACGCTGAATGCCACCAGTACCCATCGGTTATCGCGGTCCTCGCGTTCGCCAGCGCTGATATTGCCGCCGGAGAAGATGGCGATGACAGCCATCACCAGCGTCGCAACGACTGCCAGCGTGCGCGCGGTATCGGCGAAGTACGCCGTGATACCACCCCATCCGAACACGGGCAACGCCAGGTACGCGAGGGCGCCCGCGATGGTGATGATCGCCATTTTTGGAGTGGGACGCATGAGTGCCTCCGTCTGCAGTGGGCTTCACATGCGAGCCTATGCCTCGCGCGCGGCCGTGTCGAGAGGTGGCGTGTGGCGGCGTGTGGGAGCATCCGGCTGCCGTTCGGTGTGACAATACATGCCTGTCAGCGACATCCACATTGCATTCACAATGGCTCTCATCGATATCAGCAATCTCCAGCAAGCGGCGGCCGCCTTCGGCGAGGCCCGGGGCTGGGGCAAGTATCACAGCCCGAAGAACCTCGCGATGGCGCTCAGCGTCGAAGTGGCCGAACTGGTGGAGATCTTCCAGTGGCAAACCGAAGAGGAATCGCGCGGGATCATGTCAACGGACGAGCGCGCGCACGTCGAGCAGGAACTGGCCGATATCACCATCTACCTGACGCAGCTCGTGACCGCGCTTGGCGTCGATCTCGACGCGGCGGTGCAGGCGAAGATGGAGATGAACGCACGTAAATATCCCGCGCCAAAGTAAGGCCGGAGACGAGCAGGAGGGCTGCGCCGCCCTCGCCCACCGGCGTGTTTCGATTCACATGTCCGCGGGCTTCCGCCACGCCGCTCAATTCCGGCTAGACTTCCTCCACCAATCCTCGCGGAGATCGGGTCATGGCGGTTACCAGACAGGGCAAGTCGGCGAGCAACATCCATATTGGCATCGGCGGCTGGAACTATGCGCCGTGGCGCGATAACTTCTATCCGGCAGGTCTCGCGCAGGCACGCGAGCTGGAATATGCAAGCCGGCATCTGACCGCGATCGAGATCAACAGCACGTACCACGGCACGCAGAAGCGCACGTCGTTTGCGAACTGGCGCGACGCCACGCCCGATGGCTTCGTCTTCTCGGTCAAGGCTTCGCGCTTTGCGACCAATCGCCGCGTGCTGGCCGAAGGGAGTGATTCGATCAGCCGGTTCATCGACAGCGGCATTGCCGAATTGCGCGAAAAACTGGGCCCGGTCGTCTGGCAGTTCGCACCGACCAAGCAGTTCGTGGCCGACGATTTCGAGGCCTTCCTGAACTTGTTGCCGACCTCGGTGGAGGGTGTGAAGCTGCGGCACGTGATGGAGGTGCGTCACGAGAGCTTCATGTGCGACGCGTACCTGAAGCTGGCGCGCAAGTTCAAGGCGGCCACCGTCTTCACCGACTCACCGAAGTTTCCGTCGTTCGCTGATCTCACTTCGGACTTCGTGTACGCGCGGCTGATGAACGCCGACGAGAAGGTCGCGACGGGCTATGCGCCGAAGGTGCTGGACCAATGGGCGCAGCGGGCATCGGCGTGGGCTGGCGGCAAGTCACCGGACGATCTGCCACGTGTGGAAGACGAACCCGCTGGCAAGCTCAAGCCGAAGGAAGCGTTCCTGTTCTTCATCAACGGCGCGAAGGAGCGCGCGCCGGCGGCGGCTGGCGCCTTGCTTGAGAGGCTTGGCTGGGTGCCGACCGAGGCAGTGCCGATGAAGGCTTCAACGCCGAAGCCGCCCGCCGCGAAGAAGATCGCGGTGGTCAAGACGGTGACCAGGAAGCCGGCGGCCACGAAGACCGTGGCGCGAAAGACTGCATGACGGTGTCTCTGCCATGCGCGTCACCAAGTTCTCCGCATCGATTCCGCTTTCGACCGGCACACTGTTTTCCGCGCTTCCGCTGGCGCCTGCGTTGCAGGTGACGCTGACGGAACTCGGATGGCATGCCATCAATCCGCTTCAGGCGGCCATGCTGCCAGAGGCGCTGGCCGGCCGCGACCTCATCGTGCAGGCGTCTCCCGGCAGCGGGCGTACCGTGGCCTTCACCGTTGCCCTGCTCCATCATCTCGATCCGCGCCGGTTCGATGTGCAGGCGCTGGTGCTCTGCCCGACGCGCGAGCGCGTGCAGCATGTGGCCCAGTGCATCAGGGACTGCGTGCGCGCCGCCCGGCACGTGAAGGTCGTGGCGCTGATGCATGGCGCGGCGATGCGTCCGCAGATCGACAGTCTGATCCACGGCGCGCATGTCGTGGTCGGCACACCGGGCAGGGTTGTCGACCACCTGGATGCCGGCAGCCTCGATCTGCGCGCGATCGGCATCCTGGTGATCGACGACGCCGAATCGATGCTCGACCTCGGACTTGTCGACGATGTCGGCTTTGCGGCGAGCCGATGTCCGAAGAGCCGGCAGACGCTGTTGTTTTCCACATCGTTCAATAGCGACCTGGATCCCGAGGTGGAGCGGTTCTCCAGGCTCTGGCTCAGGAAGCCGCGACGCATCGCTCACTTGCCGGATTGACGCCGGGGTGCGTGCCCCATTCCGATGCGCGTTCTGCGTGAAACAAAGATTCGTGAAAGTCACCCTGTGAGTGCCGCGATTCCTTTGCTAATCTGAATGGACGCAGCCGGATGCACGTTGCGCAGTGCCGCTGGCGCGGCCCGCACAGGGCAGTGAATATTTCCAAAACGGCAACAAGGAGTCGGTGTCATGAAAACCGCGCGGCAGGTTCTGGAAAGCAAGGCAAATCAGGCGATCTTCAGCATTCCTCCCACGGCGACGGTCTATGCTGCGCTGCAACTCATGGCCGAGAAGGGCATTGGTGCCCTGCTGGTGATGGAGCAGCAGAAGATCGTCGGCATCATCAGCGAACGGGATTACGCGCGCAAAGTGATCCTGATGCAACGCACGTCGCGTGAGACCCTCGTGCGTGAAATCATGACCACCGCGGTGATCTATGTCCGGGCCGACCAGACCACCGACGAGTGCATGGCGTTGATGACCCGGCATCGCTTGCGTCACTTGCCGGTGATGAATAGCGATCAACTGCTCGGCATGATCTCGATCGGTGACCTCGTGAACGACATCATCAGCGAGCAGCGCTTCACCATCGAGCAACTGGAGCACTACATCCACGGCGGTTCGCGCTAAGCGGGCTGTTATCGCGGCCGATCGCATGGCGATCGGCCGCGATCTCCGGATAACGTCAAATGTGATGCGAGGACGCCCGCAGGCCGGCCTTTGCCTGTCCGGTATTCGGACAATTCCGCCAGCGCCAAATGCTAAGCATGCATATAATTATGCGGTTACTGAATTAGGCCGCATACACCGACTTGCGGCCGCACCCTCCCTCCCCGCATGTCGTCGACCGCCCCCGCCAGCCAGTCCACCGCAGAGGCCCTAGAGGCCACAGCTTCCCTCCCCCAAGCCGCCGTTCACGATCACGCGTCGATCATGCGTGTGATCGGTGGCATCGTGCTGTGCATTCTGCTCGCGGCGCTCGACCAGACCGTGGTGATCCCGGCCGTGCCGGCGATCGCGAACGATCTCAACGGATTCGGGCACCTGTCGTGGATCGTGACCGCGTACCTGATCGTGTCGACGGTGACCACGCCGCTGTACGGCAAGCTGTCCGACAGTTTCGGGCGTCGCCGTCTGCTGATGGTGGCGATCTCGCTGTTCATCCTGGCCTCGGTGGCCTGCGCGCTGGCGCAGACGCTGCCGCAGCTAATCCTGTTCCGCGCGCTGCAGGGCCTCGGCGGTGGCGGCCTGATGTCGCTGGCGCAGGCGGCCATTGCCGACGTGGTGGCGCCGCGCGAGCGCGGCCGCTATCAGGGCTATCTGGCCACGGTCTGGGCGATCTCGTCGATCGCGGGGCCGCTGGTAGGCGGCTGGGTGTCCGATCACATGTCGTGGCGCTGGCTGTTCTGGATCAACGTGCCGCTCGGTCTGCTGGCGATGACCATGTGCTATCGCGGGCTCGCGCATCTGAAGCCGCGCGGCGGCCGGCCCCAGGTCGATTGGCTAGGCGCCCTGCTCCTGGCCGTGGCCATTGTCGCGTTCCTGCTTGCCATGAGCTGGGGCGGCGAGGCGTTCGCCTGGATCTCGCCCGAGATGGCCGCCCTGCTGGCGATCTCGCTAGTGGCCGTGCTGTTGCTGGCCTGGCAGGAGCGCCGCGCCGCCGACCCGATGCTGCCGCCGCGCCTGTTCCGCAATCGCGCCTATGTGATGGGCGTGGGCGCATCGGCGCTGGCCGCGCTCAATATCTTCCTGTGCATCTTCGCCCTGCCCCTGCATTTCCAGCTTGTTCGTGACGCCGATGCGTCGATGTCGGGCCTGCTGGTGGTGCCGTTCCTGCTGGCGACCGTCGCCGGCAACTTCGTGGTGGCATGGCTCGCGCCGCGTCTGGGCCGTATGCGCGTCATCCTGACCATCGGCTTCGTTGCCGCGGCGGTCGGGCTAGTCTCGCTGGCTGCCGTGACGGTCGCCGTACCGACCTTCTTCGTTCTGCTGGCGATGACGATCGGCGGTATCGGCCTGGGTATGGCGATGGTTGGCACGCTGATCAGCGTGCAGAACGCGCTGGAGCGCCGTGACATGGGCGCGGGCACCGGCGCCTTGCTCGTGCTGCGTTCGCTCGGCAGCTCGATCGGTGGCGCGCTGGCCGGCACGCTGCTGGCCATGGAGTTTCGCGACGCGCTGGCCCGGGCCGGCGTCACGCAGGCGCTGGACCTTGGCGCGCTACGGCATGGCAGCGAGGCGCTGGCGCACCTGTCGCCAGCCGTGCGCCATGTGCTGGCTGGCGGCGTGGAATCGGGCTTTCATCTGATTTTTGCGGCCGGCGCGGTGGCCACGATCATCGCGCTGCTGATCGTGCGTCGGATGCCGGATCTGGAACTGCGCAGCAGCGTGACCGAGCACGCGGCCAAGATCCACATGGAATAAGGACGTCAAACCAGGGAAGAGGCCGGGTGTGCCCGAATGACGCGAATCGGCCGAGAGCGTAGACTTCCTTGCACCTAAAGTCACTCCTCAAGCCACCGGAGCCCCGATTCATGTCCCGCCAACGTACCCTGGAATCCGTGCAACGAACCGCTCTGGCTGGCGCGCTGACGCTGGCTGCCGCCGTGGCAGTCATGCTGCCGCCACCTGCTCACGCCGCCGAAAAGGCCGTGCCGGCGGCCGCGCAGCCGGCGGGCAATTGCCCGGCGTCGTTGAACTTCCGCTTCCCGCGGCTCCAGGACGAATCGCCGCAGAACCTGTGCCAGTACGCTGGCAAGGTGGTGCTGGTCGTGAACACGGCCAGCTA is part of the Cupriavidus metallidurans CH34 genome and harbors:
- a CDS encoding nucleotide pyrophosphohydrolase, whose protein sequence is MALIDISNLQQAAAAFGEARGWGKYHSPKNLAMALSVEVAELVEIFQWQTEEESRGIMSTDERAHVEQELADITIYLTQLVTALGVDLDAAVQAKMEMNARKYPAPK
- a CDS encoding DUF72 domain-containing protein — encoded protein: MAVTRQGKSASNIHIGIGGWNYAPWRDNFYPAGLAQARELEYASRHLTAIEINSTYHGTQKRTSFANWRDATPDGFVFSVKASRFATNRRVLAEGSDSISRFIDSGIAELREKLGPVVWQFAPTKQFVADDFEAFLNLLPTSVEGVKLRHVMEVRHESFMCDAYLKLARKFKAATVFTDSPKFPSFADLTSDFVYARLMNADEKVATGYAPKVLDQWAQRASAWAGGKSPDDLPRVEDEPAGKLKPKEAFLFFINGAKERAPAAAGALLERLGWVPTEAVPMKASTPKPPAAKKIAVVKTVTRKPAATKTVARKTA
- a CDS encoding DEAD/DEAH box helicase — translated: MRVTKFSASIPLSTGTLFSALPLAPALQVTLTELGWHAINPLQAAMLPEALAGRDLIVQASPGSGRTVAFTVALLHHLDPRRFDVQALVLCPTRERVQHVAQCIRDCVRAARHVKVVALMHGAAMRPQIDSLIHGAHVVVGTPGRVVDHLDAGSLDLRAIGILVIDDAESMLDLGLVDDVGFAASRCPKSRQTLLFSTSFNSDLDPEVERFSRLWLRKPRRIAHLPD
- a CDS encoding CBS domain-containing protein, producing the protein MKTARQVLESKANQAIFSIPPTATVYAALQLMAEKGIGALLVMEQQKIVGIISERDYARKVILMQRTSRETLVREIMTTAVIYVRADQTTDECMALMTRHRLRHLPVMNSDQLLGMISIGDLVNDIISEQRFTIEQLEHYIHGGSR
- a CDS encoding MDR family MFS transporter encodes the protein MSSTAPASQSTAEALEATASLPQAAVHDHASIMRVIGGIVLCILLAALDQTVVIPAVPAIANDLNGFGHLSWIVTAYLIVSTVTTPLYGKLSDSFGRRRLLMVAISLFILASVACALAQTLPQLILFRALQGLGGGGLMSLAQAAIADVVAPRERGRYQGYLATVWAISSIAGPLVGGWVSDHMSWRWLFWINVPLGLLAMTMCYRGLAHLKPRGGRPQVDWLGALLLAVAIVAFLLAMSWGGEAFAWISPEMAALLAISLVAVLLLAWQERRAADPMLPPRLFRNRAYVMGVGASALAALNIFLCIFALPLHFQLVRDADASMSGLLVVPFLLATVAGNFVVAWLAPRLGRMRVILTIGFVAAAVGLVSLAAVTVAVPTFFVLLAMTIGGIGLGMAMVGTLISVQNALERRDMGAGTGALLVLRSLGSSIGGALAGTLLAMEFRDALARAGVTQALDLGALRHGSEALAHLSPAVRHVLAGGVESGFHLIFAAGAVATIIALLIVRRMPDLELRSSVTEHAAKIHME